A single genomic interval of Alistipes provencensis harbors:
- a CDS encoding aldose epimerase family protein yields MVAIEQNVWGMTPEGEAIILYTLRNDSGAEVRLSNYGAAIVSVTMPDREGRMADVVLGYKHPEGYFFDGAASGKSVGRCANRIAYGQMMVEGKEYRLEVNNGVNHLHGGTKGFANRVWESRVETNRVVMSLVSEDGDQGYPGELCVEAVFDFDDDNALEITYLAKTDKTTVVNLTNHVYFNLAGDGSGSVLDHELRLNSSKVLEMNDKQIPTGKLLDAAGTPQDFREFRTFRPGIDSEFNHIRDFKGYDHPFVVDNWKPNILGEVGELREAKSGRSVKVLSSQPSVMIYTGNWLAGGCPETKTGGRYADYDGVAMECQNYPDAVNHPEFPSPLLRPGELYCQKIVFRFGTF; encoded by the coding sequence ATGGTAGCAATCGAACAGAACGTCTGGGGCATGACCCCGGAAGGCGAGGCGATCATCCTCTACACGCTGCGCAACGACTCGGGAGCCGAGGTCCGGCTTTCGAACTACGGCGCCGCGATCGTCTCGGTGACGATGCCCGACCGCGAGGGCCGCATGGCCGACGTGGTGCTGGGCTACAAGCATCCCGAAGGTTATTTCTTCGACGGAGCCGCCTCGGGCAAGAGCGTAGGCCGCTGCGCCAACCGCATCGCCTACGGGCAGATGATGGTCGAAGGCAAGGAATACCGGCTGGAGGTCAACAACGGCGTAAACCACCTGCACGGCGGCACGAAAGGATTCGCCAACCGCGTCTGGGAGAGCCGTGTGGAGACCAACCGTGTGGTGATGTCGCTCGTCTCGGAAGACGGCGACCAAGGCTATCCCGGAGAGCTGTGCGTCGAGGCCGTTTTCGACTTCGACGACGACAACGCGCTGGAGATCACCTATCTGGCCAAAACCGACAAAACGACGGTCGTGAACCTCACCAACCACGTCTATTTCAACCTCGCGGGCGACGGCAGCGGGTCGGTCCTCGACCACGAACTGCGGCTCAACAGCTCGAAGGTGCTGGAGATGAACGACAAGCAGATTCCCACGGGCAAACTGCTCGACGCAGCCGGCACGCCGCAGGACTTTCGGGAATTCCGGACGTTCCGCCCCGGCATCGACTCGGAATTCAACCACATCCGCGACTTCAAGGGTTACGACCATCCGTTCGTCGTCGACAACTGGAAGCCCAACATTTTGGGCGAGGTCGGCGAACTGCGCGAAGCCAAGTCGGGCCGTTCGGTGAAGGTGCTCTCGTCGCAGCCCAGCGTGATGATCTACACGGGCAACTGGCTCGCGGGCGGATGTCCCGAGACCAAGACCGGAGGCCGTTATGCCGACTACGACGGCGTGGCGATGGAGTGCCAGAACTACCCCGACGCCGTGAACCACCCCGAGTTCCCCTCGCCGCTGCTCCGGCCCGGCGAACTCTACTGCCAGAAGATCGTGTTCCGCTTCGGAACGTTCTAA
- the gltX gene encoding glutamate--tRNA ligase, translating to MERPVRVRFAPSPTGPLHIGGVRTALYNYLFARRHKGTMILRIEDTDSQRFVPGAEDYILESLKWCGIEIDEGVGVGGPHAPYRQSERREIYLKYALQLVEAGWAYYAFDTAEELDALRKEAEARGEAFAYNYAVREKLATSLALPAEEVKARIDRGDQWVIRFRMPENEVVEMDDLIRGHVEVNTSTLDDKVLYKSADALPTYHLANIVDDRLMEVSHVIRGEEWLPSLPLHYLLYKAFGWTDAQPQFAHLPLLLKPTGGGKLSKRDGDKMGFPVFPLFWTSPTGETAHGYREDGYFPEAFINMLALLGWNPGTEQELFSMQELIDNFSLERVSKSGARFQPDKAKWFNAQYMHRKTDAELAVLYQPVLREHGIEVSDELAGRAAGIMKERATFTTDLWDLTSFFFVAPAEYEEKQAKKYWKGQNPAILRELRGVLEGIDDFSLENTERIVHGWIEEKGYGMGQVMNTLRLALVGAGKGPGMYDVTSFIGKEECLKRIDNLLNNLKPAE from the coding sequence ATGGAAAGACCCGTTCGGGTGCGTTTCGCACCCAGCCCCACCGGGCCCCTGCACATCGGGGGCGTCCGCACGGCACTGTATAACTACCTGTTCGCCCGCCGGCACAAAGGCACGATGATCCTCCGCATCGAGGACACCGACTCGCAGCGCTTCGTGCCGGGCGCCGAGGATTACATTCTGGAATCGCTCAAATGGTGCGGCATCGAGATCGACGAGGGCGTCGGCGTCGGAGGGCCCCACGCCCCCTACCGCCAGAGCGAACGGCGCGAGATATACCTCAAATACGCCCTGCAACTCGTCGAAGCCGGGTGGGCCTACTACGCCTTCGACACCGCCGAAGAGCTCGACGCCCTGCGCAAGGAGGCCGAGGCGCGCGGCGAGGCGTTCGCCTATAATTACGCCGTGCGCGAAAAACTGGCCACGTCGCTGGCTCTGCCGGCCGAGGAGGTCAAGGCCCGCATCGACCGCGGGGACCAGTGGGTCATCCGCTTCAGGATGCCCGAGAACGAGGTGGTCGAAATGGACGACCTGATCCGCGGCCATGTGGAGGTCAACACCTCGACGCTGGACGACAAGGTGCTCTACAAGTCGGCCGACGCACTGCCCACCTACCATCTGGCGAACATCGTCGACGACCGTCTGATGGAGGTGTCGCACGTCATCCGCGGCGAGGAGTGGCTCCCGTCGCTGCCCCTGCACTATCTTTTGTACAAGGCCTTCGGATGGACGGACGCACAGCCGCAGTTCGCCCACCTGCCCCTGCTGCTGAAGCCCACGGGCGGCGGCAAGCTCTCGAAGCGCGACGGCGACAAGATGGGATTTCCGGTATTTCCGCTTTTCTGGACCTCCCCGACCGGGGAGACCGCCCACGGATACCGCGAGGACGGCTATTTCCCCGAGGCGTTCATCAACATGCTGGCTCTGCTGGGCTGGAACCCCGGCACGGAGCAGGAGCTGTTCTCGATGCAGGAGCTGATCGACAACTTTTCGCTGGAGAGGGTCTCGAAATCGGGCGCCCGCTTCCAGCCCGACAAGGCCAAGTGGTTCAACGCCCAGTACATGCACCGCAAGACGGACGCCGAGCTGGCTGTCCTCTACCAGCCTGTCCTGCGCGAGCACGGCATCGAGGTGTCGGACGAGCTGGCCGGACGGGCCGCGGGCATCATGAAGGAGCGCGCGACGTTCACGACCGACCTGTGGGACCTCACGTCGTTCTTCTTCGTGGCTCCCGCCGAGTACGAGGAGAAGCAGGCCAAAAAGTACTGGAAAGGCCAGAATCCCGCCATCCTGCGCGAACTGCGCGGCGTATTGGAGGGTATCGACGACTTCTCGCTGGAGAACACCGAGCGCATCGTCCACGGCTGGATCGAGGAGAAAGGCTACGGCATGGGACAGGTGATGAACACCCTGCGGCTGGCGCTCGTGGGCGCCGGGAAAGGCCCCGGGATGTACGATGTGACGTCGTTCATCGGCAAAGAGGAGTGCCTGAAACGCATCGACAACCTATTGAACAACCTAAAACCCGCTGAATAA
- a CDS encoding SIMPL domain-containing protein, which yields MKNSKYILLGIAAIVCAVVLARAYTYKYRSQDTIVVTGLGETEFTSDLIVWSGTLTAEAENVAAGYARIEQSKQKVQKYLADKGVPAGAVVFAFVNVDKQYTPVYNASGNWAGQRFAGYQLRQRFTVESSDVEKVETISREISSLIAQGVSIEAYAPDYYYTKLDDVKMGLIEKASADARLRAEKIAVNAGAKIGSVSSARMGVFQITGANSNEEFSAGGSFNTANRNKKARITMRIEYRIK from the coding sequence ATGAAAAATTCGAAGTACATCCTTCTGGGCATCGCCGCCATCGTCTGCGCCGTCGTGCTCGCACGCGCCTACACCTACAAATACCGGTCGCAGGACACCATTGTCGTAACCGGGCTGGGCGAAACGGAATTCACTTCGGACCTGATCGTCTGGTCGGGGACGCTGACCGCCGAGGCGGAGAACGTCGCCGCGGGCTACGCCCGGATCGAGCAGAGCAAGCAGAAGGTGCAGAAATACCTCGCAGACAAGGGTGTGCCCGCCGGGGCGGTGGTCTTTGCGTTCGTGAACGTCGACAAGCAGTACACCCCTGTCTACAACGCCTCGGGCAACTGGGCCGGGCAGCGTTTTGCGGGTTACCAGTTGCGCCAGCGCTTCACGGTCGAATCGTCCGACGTGGAGAAGGTGGAGACCATCTCGCGCGAAATCTCGTCGCTGATCGCTCAAGGCGTGTCGATCGAGGCATACGCCCCGGACTACTACTACACGAAACTCGACGATGTGAAGATGGGGCTGATCGAGAAGGCTTCGGCCGATGCCCGCCTGCGGGCCGAGAAGATCGCCGTGAATGCCGGGGCGAAGATCGGCAGCGTCTCGTCGGCGCGCATGGGCGTTTTCCAGATCACCGGAGCCAACTCCAACGAGGAGTTCTCGGCCGGAGGTTCGTTCAACACCGCCAACCGCAACAAGAAGGCCCGCATCACCATGCGGATCGAATACCGCATAAAATAA
- the ychF gene encoding redox-regulated ATPase YchF produces the protein MALQCGIVGLPNVGKSTLFNCLSNAKAQAANFPFCTIEPNVGVITVPDQRLIRLAEIDNPKRVVPTTIEIVDIAGLVKGASKGEGLGNKFLGNIRNTHAIIHVLRCFDNGNITHVDGTIDPVRDKGIIDTELQLKDLETVEGRLGKIQKQATSGGDKNAKRAVELLLQYKSALEQGLSARTVELDKEDRKLVADLNLLTDKPVLYVCNVDEKSAATGNAYTEAVRAAIAGEKAEMLVIAAATEADIAELESYEERQMFLEDLGLEESGVARLIKSAYKLLNLETFFTTGADETRAWTYSRGMKAPQTAGIIHTDFEKGFIRAEVIKYDDYVTLGSEKACRDAGKIGIEGKEYVVQDGDIMHFLFNV, from the coding sequence ATGGCATTACAATGCGGCATAGTCGGTTTGCCGAACGTCGGTAAATCGACCCTTTTCAACTGCCTGTCCAACGCAAAGGCGCAGGCGGCGAATTTCCCCTTTTGCACCATCGAGCCCAACGTGGGCGTCATCACGGTCCCCGACCAGCGGCTGATCCGGCTGGCCGAGATCGACAATCCCAAGCGCGTGGTCCCCACGACGATCGAGATCGTCGACATCGCGGGGCTGGTGAAAGGCGCTTCGAAAGGCGAAGGGCTGGGCAACAAATTCCTCGGCAACATCCGCAACACCCACGCGATCATCCACGTCCTGCGCTGCTTCGACAACGGCAACATCACCCACGTCGATGGCACAATCGATCCCGTGCGCGACAAGGGCATCATCGACACCGAATTGCAGTTGAAAGACCTCGAGACCGTCGAGGGGCGTCTGGGCAAAATCCAGAAACAGGCCACCTCGGGCGGCGACAAGAACGCCAAGCGCGCCGTGGAGCTGTTGTTACAATACAAGTCGGCGCTGGAGCAGGGTCTCTCGGCCCGCACGGTCGAACTCGACAAAGAGGACCGCAAGCTGGTCGCCGACCTCAACCTGCTGACCGACAAACCGGTGCTCTACGTCTGCAACGTCGATGAGAAGAGCGCCGCGACGGGCAATGCCTACACCGAAGCCGTCCGGGCCGCCATCGCCGGAGAGAAAGCTGAAATGCTCGTCATCGCCGCCGCCACGGAAGCCGACATCGCCGAGCTGGAGAGCTACGAGGAGCGCCAGATGTTCCTCGAGGACCTCGGGCTGGAGGAGTCGGGTGTCGCTCGTCTGATAAAATCGGCCTACAAATTGCTCAATCTTGAAACGTTCTTCACCACCGGAGCCGACGAGACCCGTGCATGGACCTACTCGCGCGGCATGAAAGCCCCGCAGACGGCCGGAATCATCCACACCGACTTCGAGAAGGGATTCATCCGCGCCGAGGTCATCAAGTACGACGACTATGTGACGCTGGGGTCGGAGAAAGCGTGCCGCGATGCGGGAAAAATCGGCATCGAAGGCAAGGAATACGTCGTGCAGGACGGCGACATCATGCACTTCCTGTTCAACGTCTGA
- the rsmI gene encoding 16S rRNA (cytidine(1402)-2'-O)-methyltransferase: MAKLYIVPTPIGNLDDITLRAVNVLRSVDFILAEDTRTTSFLLKHLGIEQKLRSHHKFNEHATVQLVAESIAAGRDAALVSDAGTPGISDPGFLLVRTCVEAGIEVETLPGATALIPALVQSGFPCDRFCFEGFLPQKKGRSKQLQTLADEERTMIFYESPYRVVKCLEQFAEVFGPERRVSVSRELTKKFEQTVRGTVAEVLEHFRATEPKGEFVIVVAGKPKARRAQELQEE; encoded by the coding sequence ATGGCCAAACTCTATATCGTACCTACGCCGATCGGCAATCTCGACGACATCACGCTGCGTGCGGTGAATGTCCTGCGCAGTGTGGATTTCATTCTGGCGGAGGATACGCGCACGACGTCGTTCCTTTTGAAGCACCTCGGCATCGAGCAGAAGCTCCGTTCGCACCATAAGTTCAACGAACACGCCACGGTGCAACTGGTCGCCGAGTCGATTGCTGCGGGACGCGATGCGGCTCTGGTGTCGGATGCCGGGACGCCCGGTATCTCGGACCCCGGATTCCTGCTCGTGCGCACATGCGTCGAGGCGGGGATCGAGGTCGAGACGCTGCCCGGGGCCACGGCGCTGATTCCGGCGCTGGTGCAGAGCGGATTTCCCTGCGACCGCTTCTGCTTCGAGGGCTTCCTGCCCCAGAAAAAGGGTCGCAGCAAGCAGTTGCAGACATTGGCCGACGAGGAGCGGACGATGATCTTCTACGAATCGCCCTACCGGGTGGTGAAGTGTCTGGAACAGTTCGCCGAGGTCTTCGGTCCCGAACGCCGGGTCTCGGTGTCGCGGGAGCTGACCAAGAAATTCGAACAGACCGTGCGCGGCACCGTCGCCGAGGTGCTGGAGCATTTCCGGGCGACCGAGCCCAAGGGGGAGTTCGTGATCGTCGTGGCCGGAAAGCCCAAGGCCCGGCGCGCGCAGGAGTTGCAGGAGGAGTAA